The Brachyhypopomus gauderio isolate BG-103 chromosome 1, BGAUD_0.2, whole genome shotgun sequence genome includes a window with the following:
- the cgnl1 gene encoding cingulin-like protein 1 isoform X2, whose amino-acid sequence MESYKVSGLPGPGLQQGYPAHSRAKGPNSTYGLSIRVQGIDGHPYVILNNQDRASNPYAAPSHNNGYADSEGSFIDNYQDYDFKGARENVSDNPFAEYRALNQKRHEAPHNGVSQPTKAEPNKNPALLNFQKHPEILKPYDPENNTLDSVHEAPPRAPSESRGLHPGSLPKPIPRASTRSPSPDHPKVPEPPPRTLSETYPSKVQPKTQTQPLAKPQTQAPPVVKVQLQSRVKSPPLSHVTPQAPPQPAQRQPAPQASSASSHSLCRTSSSTSSANSSLERSRREPDILLLHRSNSSGPALSRSRHSSTSSATPTREEQLEALYADSINRHQNRRYIPFQPGTGRDIDTGPIPGVDELISKFDGKENQPRRGRAGRRNRINPEDRKRSRSVDSALPFGLEGDTNYLDEVSRNRGRSGERLLRPSQLQLKSPVSPPNAVGRRSRFGDASSAPGSPQGTLSKPSASITGYKKPPSRPSAQDKSPEVETIAASTRTMTSVATTYLSRPAPQCSSKTAISEMDGGLRKTTPDLLKGPQELSQQTHEETAKQILFNYLKDGSNDSDDTTKRKVNLVFEKIQTLKSRAAGGAPGDSQSPDFTAQAKALQEQKAELDKEVVHLKRQLEEQNKKQRGLTEVQERTGTRLQDLQKELDLSQAECRTLRDKLAKTEADLRTTLEELFQVKMEREQYQTEIRDLQDQLSEMHDELDGAKHSTQPDPEKESMMEDLVQLKLDLQEVLLVKEEQEEVLKRRERELTALKGALKEEVSTHDQEVDRLKEEYEEELRTLRTSVEEAKQSNASVCKEKVEAEVARGAAEGQAGRLSQELERLRRRAQELENEVAKLNRIIDEAKLQENRLGERAGRLEKEKRHLEESLAEVREQEEELSRANRALASRLEDVQRNLSRMTHEHRELEERLREERSQKEQFKSTKNEIEEERRMLDRTVEKLQKEMSEIVEASQSSTQELQEQIDMYKEKNRRELADLQRQLRDGGLELEKSRLTARALQEELAQLEGDLRQCKSERDEVEIRAKALEQKVFELEVDVDTRVQTSDKARQIKLLEDRIAQLELDLEEEKHSGDRLMDRIDRGREQNKDMKSRIAHLEGSQKSSKEGHVAQLQSRIQELEERLEAEERDRANLQLVNRRLERKVKEMMMQMDEEHHSLQDQKDQLNLRLKALKRQMDEAEEEIDRLEHNKKKLQRELEEQQEANEELQNQLKALRNEMRRKSNPAPLLNNLGEDDDDDDISTDGETYFSSSSGYKRSSGQDAVMSNLSL is encoded by the exons ATGGAGTCCTATAAAGTCAGTGGCCTGCCTGGCCcagggctacagcagggctatCCAGCTCATTCCCGGGCGAAAGGCCCGAACAGCACCTATGGCCTCAGCATCAGGGTCCAAGGTATAGACGGACACCCCTACGTGATTCTGAATAACCAGGACAGGGCTTCCAATCCTTACGCAGCACCAAGCCACAATAACGGGTATGCTGACTCTGAAGGGTCCTTCATCGATAACTACCAGGATTATGACTTCAAAGGAGCCAGGGAAAACGTATCTGATAATCCGTTTGCAGAATACCGAGCCCTCAATCAGAAACGACATGAAGCCCCTCACAATGGCGTCTCTCAGCCAACAAAGGCAGAGCCAAACAAGAATCCCGCACTGCTAAATTTCCAGAAGCATCCCGAGATCCTCAAACCATACGACCCAGAGAACAACACCCTCGACAGCGTCCACGAGGCCCCACCTCGTGCTCCCTCAGAGAGCCGAGGTCTCCATCCTGGGTCCCTGCCCAAGCCTATTCCCAGAGCTTCGACCAGATCCCCCAGCCCTGACCATCCCAAAGTGCCTGAACCACCACCACGGACACTTTCTGAGACATACCCATCTAAAGTCCAGCCTAAGACTCAAACTCAACCTCTAGCAAAACCTCAAACCCAAGCCCCACCTGTAGTCAAGGTCCAACTTCAGTCCAGAGTGAAGTCCCCGCCCTTGTCTCACGTCACACCTCAAGCCCCGCCCCAGCCTGCCCAGCGACAGCCAGCCCCTCAGGCCTCTTCAGCCTCTAGCCACTCCCTCTGTCGCACGTCCAGCTCGACAAGCAGCGCAAACTCCAGCCTGGAACGTAGCCGGCGGGAGCCTGACATCCTTCTCTTGCACAGGAGCAATTCCAGTGGCCCCGCCCTGTCCCGCTCACGCCACTCCTCCACGTCCTCGGCCACGCCCACCAGGGAGGAGCAGCTGGAGGCCCTGTACGCCGACAGCATCAACCGCCACCAAAACCGTCGTTACATCCCCTTCCAGCCGGGTACCGGAAGGGACATCGACACCGGCCCCATACCGGGCGTGGACGAACTCATCAGTAAGTTCGATGGCAAGGAAAACCAGCCCAGGAGGGGGCGGGCGGGCCGGCGGAACCGCATCAACCCGGAGGACCGCAAGCGCTCGCGCAGCGTGGACAGTGCCTTGCCCTTTGGCCTGGAGGGCGACACCAACTACCTGGACGAGGTGAGCCGCAACCGGGGCCGGTCCGGGGAGCGGCTGCTCCGGCCCTCGCAGCTCCAGCTGAAGTCGCCCGTCTCCCCGCCGAATGCCGTCGGGCGCCGGTCCAGGTTCGGAGACGCCAGCAGCGCGCCCGGGTCGCCGCAGGGGACGCTGTCCAAGCCGTCGGCTTCCATCACGGGCTACAAAAAGCCCCCGAGTCGGCCCTCGGCACAGGACAAGAGTCCCGAGGTGGAGACGATCGCAGCCAGCACCAGAACCATGACCAGCGTGGCTACCACGTACCTGTCCAGACCTGCTCCGCAATGCAGCAGTAAGACGGCCATATCAGAAATGGACGGTGGGCTGAGGAAG ACAACACCTGATCTTCTGAAAGGGCCACAAGAGCTCTCACAACAGACACATGAAGAAACTGCCAAACAAATCTTGTTCAATTACCTCAAAGATGG GAGCAACGACAGCGATGACACCACCAAGCGGAAAGTCAATCTGGTGTTTGAAAAAATCCAGACTCTGAAGTCTCGGGCAGCGGGCGGTGCGCCAGGTGACAGCCAG TCCCCAGACTTCACAGCCCAGGCCAAAGCACTTCAGGAGCAGAAGGCCGAGCTGGATAAGGAGGTCGTGCATCTCAAAAGGCAGCTGGAGGAGCAGAACAAG AAACAGCGGGGCCTGACTGAAGTCCAGGAGAGGACCGGCACCCGCCTGCAGGACCTGCAGAAGGAGCTGGACCTGAGCCAGGCGGAATGCAGGACCCTGCGGGACAAGCTGGCCAAGACGGAGGCCGACCTTCGCACCACGCTGGAGGA GCTCTTCCAGGTGAAGATGGAGAGGGAGCAGTATCAGACCGAGATCCGGGACCTGCAGGATCAGCTCTCGGAGATGCATGATGAGCTTGATGGGGCCAAACACTCCACTCAGCCCGACCCAGAGAAGGAGTCCATGATGGAG GACCTCGTGCAGCTGAAGCTGGACTTGCAGGAGGTGCTGCTGGTCAAAGAGGAGCAGGAAGAGGTGCTTAAGAGGCGGGAGCGGGAGCTGACCGCTCTGAAAGGCGCTCTGAAGGAGGAGGTGTCTACTCATGACCAGGAGGTGGACAGGCTAAAGGAGGAGTATGAAGAAGAGCTTCGCACGCTGCGGACATCGGTGGAGGAAGCCAAGCAG agtaaTGCATCGGTGTgtaaggagaaggtggaggcggAGGTGGCACGGGGCGCAGCGGAGGGCCAGGCGGGGCGACTGTCACAGGAGCTGGAACGTTTGAGGAGGAGAGCCCAGGAACTGGAGAACGAGGTGGCCAAACTCAACCGCATCATCGACGAGGCCAAGCTGCAGGAGAACAGGCTGGGGGAGCGCGCCGGCCGCCtggag AAAGAGAAGAGGCATTTGGAGGAGTCGCTCGCTGAGGTCCgcgagcaggaggaggagctcaGCAGGGCCAACCGCGCCCTGGCCTCGCGCCTGGAGGACGTGCAG AGAAACCTGAGCAGAATGACTCACGAGCACCGTGAGCTGGAGGAGCGtctgagggaggagaggagtcaGAAGGAGCAGTTCAAAAGCACCAAGAATGAGATCGAGGAGGAGCGCAGGATGCTGGACCGCACCGTGGAGAAGCTGCAGAAGGAG ATGAGCGAGATCGTGGAGGCGTCCCAGAGCTCCACGCAGGAGCTGCAGGAGCAGATCGACATGTACAAGGAGAAGAACCGGCGAGAGCTGGCCGACCTCCAGCGGCAGCTGCGGGACGGTGGTCTGGAGCTGGAGAAGTCCCGCCTGACCGCCAGggccctgcaggaggag ctggctCAGCTGGAAGGGGACCTGCGGCAGTGTAAGAGTGAGAGGGACGAGGTGGAGATCCGTGCCAAGGCCCTGGAGCAGAAGGTCTTTGAGCTGGAGGTGGACGTGGACACCAGAGTCCAGACCAGCGACAAAGCCAGACAGATCAAACTCCTGGAG GATCGGATCGCTCAGCTGGAGCTGGACCTGGAGGAGGAGAAGCATAGCGGGGATCGCCTGATGGACCGCATCGACCGGGGCAGAGAGCAG AATAAGGACATGAAAAGTAGGATAGCTCATCTGGAGGGCTCCCAGAAGTCCAGCAAAGAGGGGCACGTGGCACAGCTGCAGAGCCGAatccaggagctggaggagagacTGGAAGCAGAAGAGAG GGACCGTGCTAATCTGCAGCTGGTGAACCGTAGGTTAGAACGTAAAGTGAAGGAGATGATGATGCAAATGGATGAAGAGCATCACTCACTCCAGGACCAGAAGGACCAG ctaaaCCTGCGTCTGAAGGCCCTAAAGAGACAGATGGATGAAGCGGAGGAGGAGATTGACCGACTGGAGCACAACAAGAAGAAACTGCAGAGAGAACtggaggagcagcaggaggCAAACGAGGAGCTTCAGAATCAGCTCAAAGCACTCCGCAATGAGATGAG ACGCAAGAGCAACCCCGCCCCACTCCTCAACAACTTGGGCGAGGACGATGACGACGACGACATCAGCACGGACGGAGAGACGTACTTCAGCTCGTCGTCCGGGTACAAGCGCTCGAGCGGTCAGGACGCGGTCATGTCTAACTTGTCCCTGTGA
- the cgnl1 gene encoding cingulin-like protein 1 isoform X1, which translates to MESYKVSGLPGPGLQQGYPAHSRAKGPNSTYGLSIRVQGIDGHPYVILNNQDRASNPYAAPSHNNGYADSEGSFIDNYQDYDFKGARENVSDNPFAEYRALNQKRHEAPHNGVSQPTKAEPNKNPALLNFQKHPEILKPYDPENNTLDSVHEAPPRAPSESRGLHPGSLPKPIPRASTRSPSPDHPKVPEPPPRTLSETYPSKVQPKTQTQPLAKPQTQAPPVVKVQLQSRVKSPPLSHVTPQAPPQPAQRQPAPQASSASSHSLCRTSSSTSSANSSLERSRREPDILLLHRSNSSGPALSRSRHSSTSSATPTREEQLEALYADSINRHQNRRYIPFQPGTGRDIDTGPIPGVDELISKFDGKENQPRRGRAGRRNRINPEDRKRSRSVDSALPFGLEGDTNYLDEVSRNRGRSGERLLRPSQLQLKSPVSPPNAVGRRSRFGDASSAPGSPQGTLSKPSASITGYKKPPSRPSAQDKSPEVETIAASTRTMTSVATTYLSRPAPQCSSKTAISEMDGGLRKTTPDLLKGPQELSQQTHEETAKQILFNYLKDGSNDSDDTTKRKVNLVFEKIQTLKSRAAGGAPGDSQSPDFTAQAKALQEQKAELDKEVVHLKRQLEEQNKKQRGLTEVQERTGTRLQDLQKELDLSQAECRTLRDKLAKTEADLRTTLEELFQVKMEREQYQTEIRDLQDQLSEMHDELDGAKHSTQPDPEKESMMEDLVQLKLDLQEVLLVKEEQEEVLKRRERELTALKGALKEEVSTHDQEVDRLKEEYEEELRTLRTSVEEAKQSNASVCKEKVEAEVARGAAEGQAGRLSQELERLRRRAQELENEVAKLNRIIDEAKLQENRLGERAGRLEKEKRHLEESLAEVREQEEELSRANRALASRLEDVQRNLSRMTHEHRELEERLREERSQKEQFKSTKNEIEEERRMLDRTVEKLQKEMSEIVEASQSSTQELQEQIDMYKEKNRRELADLQRQLRDGGLELEKSRLTARALQEELAQLEGDLRQCKSERDEVEIRAKALEQKVFELEVDVDTRVQTSDKARQIKLLEDRIAQLELDLEEEKHSGDRLMDRIDRGREQVEQLRNELLQERASKQDLECDKIALDRQNKDMKSRIAHLEGSQKSSKEGHVAQLQSRIQELEERLEAEERDRANLQLVNRRLERKVKEMMMQMDEEHHSLQDQKDQLNLRLKALKRQMDEAEEEIDRLEHNKKKLQRELEEQQEANEELQNQLKALRNEMRRKSNPAPLLNNLGEDDDDDDISTDGETYFSSSSGYKRSSGQDAVMSNLSL; encoded by the exons ATGGAGTCCTATAAAGTCAGTGGCCTGCCTGGCCcagggctacagcagggctatCCAGCTCATTCCCGGGCGAAAGGCCCGAACAGCACCTATGGCCTCAGCATCAGGGTCCAAGGTATAGACGGACACCCCTACGTGATTCTGAATAACCAGGACAGGGCTTCCAATCCTTACGCAGCACCAAGCCACAATAACGGGTATGCTGACTCTGAAGGGTCCTTCATCGATAACTACCAGGATTATGACTTCAAAGGAGCCAGGGAAAACGTATCTGATAATCCGTTTGCAGAATACCGAGCCCTCAATCAGAAACGACATGAAGCCCCTCACAATGGCGTCTCTCAGCCAACAAAGGCAGAGCCAAACAAGAATCCCGCACTGCTAAATTTCCAGAAGCATCCCGAGATCCTCAAACCATACGACCCAGAGAACAACACCCTCGACAGCGTCCACGAGGCCCCACCTCGTGCTCCCTCAGAGAGCCGAGGTCTCCATCCTGGGTCCCTGCCCAAGCCTATTCCCAGAGCTTCGACCAGATCCCCCAGCCCTGACCATCCCAAAGTGCCTGAACCACCACCACGGACACTTTCTGAGACATACCCATCTAAAGTCCAGCCTAAGACTCAAACTCAACCTCTAGCAAAACCTCAAACCCAAGCCCCACCTGTAGTCAAGGTCCAACTTCAGTCCAGAGTGAAGTCCCCGCCCTTGTCTCACGTCACACCTCAAGCCCCGCCCCAGCCTGCCCAGCGACAGCCAGCCCCTCAGGCCTCTTCAGCCTCTAGCCACTCCCTCTGTCGCACGTCCAGCTCGACAAGCAGCGCAAACTCCAGCCTGGAACGTAGCCGGCGGGAGCCTGACATCCTTCTCTTGCACAGGAGCAATTCCAGTGGCCCCGCCCTGTCCCGCTCACGCCACTCCTCCACGTCCTCGGCCACGCCCACCAGGGAGGAGCAGCTGGAGGCCCTGTACGCCGACAGCATCAACCGCCACCAAAACCGTCGTTACATCCCCTTCCAGCCGGGTACCGGAAGGGACATCGACACCGGCCCCATACCGGGCGTGGACGAACTCATCAGTAAGTTCGATGGCAAGGAAAACCAGCCCAGGAGGGGGCGGGCGGGCCGGCGGAACCGCATCAACCCGGAGGACCGCAAGCGCTCGCGCAGCGTGGACAGTGCCTTGCCCTTTGGCCTGGAGGGCGACACCAACTACCTGGACGAGGTGAGCCGCAACCGGGGCCGGTCCGGGGAGCGGCTGCTCCGGCCCTCGCAGCTCCAGCTGAAGTCGCCCGTCTCCCCGCCGAATGCCGTCGGGCGCCGGTCCAGGTTCGGAGACGCCAGCAGCGCGCCCGGGTCGCCGCAGGGGACGCTGTCCAAGCCGTCGGCTTCCATCACGGGCTACAAAAAGCCCCCGAGTCGGCCCTCGGCACAGGACAAGAGTCCCGAGGTGGAGACGATCGCAGCCAGCACCAGAACCATGACCAGCGTGGCTACCACGTACCTGTCCAGACCTGCTCCGCAATGCAGCAGTAAGACGGCCATATCAGAAATGGACGGTGGGCTGAGGAAG ACAACACCTGATCTTCTGAAAGGGCCACAAGAGCTCTCACAACAGACACATGAAGAAACTGCCAAACAAATCTTGTTCAATTACCTCAAAGATGG GAGCAACGACAGCGATGACACCACCAAGCGGAAAGTCAATCTGGTGTTTGAAAAAATCCAGACTCTGAAGTCTCGGGCAGCGGGCGGTGCGCCAGGTGACAGCCAG TCCCCAGACTTCACAGCCCAGGCCAAAGCACTTCAGGAGCAGAAGGCCGAGCTGGATAAGGAGGTCGTGCATCTCAAAAGGCAGCTGGAGGAGCAGAACAAG AAACAGCGGGGCCTGACTGAAGTCCAGGAGAGGACCGGCACCCGCCTGCAGGACCTGCAGAAGGAGCTGGACCTGAGCCAGGCGGAATGCAGGACCCTGCGGGACAAGCTGGCCAAGACGGAGGCCGACCTTCGCACCACGCTGGAGGA GCTCTTCCAGGTGAAGATGGAGAGGGAGCAGTATCAGACCGAGATCCGGGACCTGCAGGATCAGCTCTCGGAGATGCATGATGAGCTTGATGGGGCCAAACACTCCACTCAGCCCGACCCAGAGAAGGAGTCCATGATGGAG GACCTCGTGCAGCTGAAGCTGGACTTGCAGGAGGTGCTGCTGGTCAAAGAGGAGCAGGAAGAGGTGCTTAAGAGGCGGGAGCGGGAGCTGACCGCTCTGAAAGGCGCTCTGAAGGAGGAGGTGTCTACTCATGACCAGGAGGTGGACAGGCTAAAGGAGGAGTATGAAGAAGAGCTTCGCACGCTGCGGACATCGGTGGAGGAAGCCAAGCAG agtaaTGCATCGGTGTgtaaggagaaggtggaggcggAGGTGGCACGGGGCGCAGCGGAGGGCCAGGCGGGGCGACTGTCACAGGAGCTGGAACGTTTGAGGAGGAGAGCCCAGGAACTGGAGAACGAGGTGGCCAAACTCAACCGCATCATCGACGAGGCCAAGCTGCAGGAGAACAGGCTGGGGGAGCGCGCCGGCCGCCtggag AAAGAGAAGAGGCATTTGGAGGAGTCGCTCGCTGAGGTCCgcgagcaggaggaggagctcaGCAGGGCCAACCGCGCCCTGGCCTCGCGCCTGGAGGACGTGCAG AGAAACCTGAGCAGAATGACTCACGAGCACCGTGAGCTGGAGGAGCGtctgagggaggagaggagtcaGAAGGAGCAGTTCAAAAGCACCAAGAATGAGATCGAGGAGGAGCGCAGGATGCTGGACCGCACCGTGGAGAAGCTGCAGAAGGAG ATGAGCGAGATCGTGGAGGCGTCCCAGAGCTCCACGCAGGAGCTGCAGGAGCAGATCGACATGTACAAGGAGAAGAACCGGCGAGAGCTGGCCGACCTCCAGCGGCAGCTGCGGGACGGTGGTCTGGAGCTGGAGAAGTCCCGCCTGACCGCCAGggccctgcaggaggag ctggctCAGCTGGAAGGGGACCTGCGGCAGTGTAAGAGTGAGAGGGACGAGGTGGAGATCCGTGCCAAGGCCCTGGAGCAGAAGGTCTTTGAGCTGGAGGTGGACGTGGACACCAGAGTCCAGACCAGCGACAAAGCCAGACAGATCAAACTCCTGGAG GATCGGATCGCTCAGCTGGAGCTGGACCTGGAGGAGGAGAAGCATAGCGGGGATCGCCTGATGGACCGCATCGACCGGGGCAGAGAGCAG gtggagcaGTTGAGGAATGAATTACTACAGGAGAGAGCTAGCAAGCAGGATTTGGAATGTGACAAGATTGCTCTGGACAGACAG AATAAGGACATGAAAAGTAGGATAGCTCATCTGGAGGGCTCCCAGAAGTCCAGCAAAGAGGGGCACGTGGCACAGCTGCAGAGCCGAatccaggagctggaggagagacTGGAAGCAGAAGAGAG GGACCGTGCTAATCTGCAGCTGGTGAACCGTAGGTTAGAACGTAAAGTGAAGGAGATGATGATGCAAATGGATGAAGAGCATCACTCACTCCAGGACCAGAAGGACCAG ctaaaCCTGCGTCTGAAGGCCCTAAAGAGACAGATGGATGAAGCGGAGGAGGAGATTGACCGACTGGAGCACAACAAGAAGAAACTGCAGAGAGAACtggaggagcagcaggaggCAAACGAGGAGCTTCAGAATCAGCTCAAAGCACTCCGCAATGAGATGAG ACGCAAGAGCAACCCCGCCCCACTCCTCAACAACTTGGGCGAGGACGATGACGACGACGACATCAGCACGGACGGAGAGACGTACTTCAGCTCGTCGTCCGGGTACAAGCGCTCGAGCGGTCAGGACGCGGTCATGTCTAACTTGTCCCTGTGA